A portion of the Ricinus communis isolate WT05 ecotype wild-type chromosome 10, ASM1957865v1, whole genome shotgun sequence genome contains these proteins:
- the LOC8273444 gene encoding reticulon-like protein B12, producing MGSSGRLFNRQTTVHEILGGGLVADVILWRQKNVTGGILLAALASWVVFERSGYTLLSLFSSVVLLLVAILFLWAKSAAILNRPAPPLPELHLSEEMANEVASFIRTHVNDFLSVSQDIALGKDTRLFFKVAGYLLLISIVGGLTDFVSLCYTSLVITLTIPALYERHEDFIDKYVKMGYEKSQQLYVNFDVECIGRIRKWILEKQKLS from the exons ATGGGTTCATCGGGTCGATTGTTTAATAGACAAACAACTGTTCATGAGATCCTTGGAGGAGGTTTAg TTGCAGATGTGATACTGTGGAGGCAAAAGAATGTTACTGGTGGGATATTATTAGCAGCTTTAGCTTCTTGGGTGGTGTTTGAGAGATCTGGTTACACTCTGTTGTCACTTTTTTCCAGTGTTGTTCTCCTCCTTGTTGCCATTCTCTTTCTTTGGGCCAAATCTGCTGCCATTCTGAACCG ACCTGCTCCACCTTTACCAGAGTTGCATCTATCAGAAGAAATGGCAAATGAAGTTGCATCTTTCATCCGCACTCATGTAAATGATTTCCTCTCAGTTTCCCAAGACATTGCCCTTGGTAAGGACACAAGGTTGTTCTTCAAAGTAGCTGGGTACCTGCTGCTGATATCCATTGTTGGTGGTTTAACTGATTTCGTCTCTTTGTGTTACACCA GTCTTGTTATCACACTCACAATTCCTGCACTCTATGAGAGGCATGaagattttattgataaatatgtgAAGATGGGGTACGAGAAATCACAGCAGTTGTATGTGAATTTTGATGTGGAGTGTATTGGCAGAATCAGAAAATGGATATTGGAAAAGCAGAAACTAAGCTGA